The Natator depressus isolate rNatDep1 chromosome 23, rNatDep2.hap1, whole genome shotgun sequence sequence CTTTGGATCTTTCTGATGGGCCAGCGGCCACTGAGACACTGAATCGCTTTGGAGAACCTGGAGCTACCGACGCTCTCGATTTTTCCGCAGAACCTAGAGCCACAGGTCTCGATCTTTCTGGAGAGCTTAGAACCACAGAGGCTCTGGACTTCTTGGATGTCTCTCTAGATACATCATCACCCTCCATCCCTAGGGCAGCCATGGCACCAGGGGTCCCAGCGTTTCTCGTGGAGCTCCCCGCCTTGCTGCGCTCTCTAGATCCCCTGCCTGGCAGGCTCAGTTGGTCCCTCCCCGAGAGCCGGGCGCTGCTCCATGGCTCCAGCTCGGGTGGACCCACAGCCACCGACACCGTAGCCATCTCCGAAGGGCCAGCAGCCACTGAGACTCTGGATCTCTCCGAAGGGCCGGCGGCCACTGAGACTCTGGATCGCTCTGAAAGCCTGGCTGCTCCAGAATCTCCAGACACGGCACTGGACCCTGGCTGGCTTGGCCTCCCCATGGGGCTCCGGGAACGGGACCTACCCTGCTCCGTGGAGGGGCTGGCGTGGCCCTGCTGGGCTCGGCTCCTCTCCACACTCAGCTCCCTGGATCTCCTGCCCGGGTCCTTCTCTCCGCCCATCCCCGAGGTCCGGGCACTGCCCAGCCTGGAAGGACCCACTGCTGCCGACGCTGTGGCTACTGCCGAACGCTCCACGCCCACGGAGGCCGTGGCCACTGCTGAGCGCCCCACGCCCATGGAGGCTCTGGATCGCTCAGCGGGGCTGGGAACTGTGGCGGCTCTTGATCTCCCAGACTGCGCCTTGGGCAGTGGGCCGCTCTCCCGCTGCGGAGCTGCCCCGGAGCCAGCCGGGCCCTGCACCCTGGTGCTCTCGATAGCTGAGGGTGCCACGGAGCTGGTCTCCTGGCTGCCCGGGACCGACAGCTCCACCACGCCCGAGATGGTGACCCGCTTGGAGGGCTTTGAAGACAGCTGCGTCTTGGCATCTTCCTGGCTCCTTCTCTTTGGGGAGGGAAGTCACAGAGAATCagacggggctcagggcagtggatGCCAAgggggggagggctcagggcacAGGGTGCCATGGGAGTGAGCACGAGCGCTGCAGGGGATTATGGGGGATGGGAATGGTGCCAGTCCCCCCCCAGCTCACACAGTCCCCTTGCCCCGGGGGCCCTATGCCGGAGGCAGATGTGGGCTCAGGCTCCGTGGCCTGCCTGGCCATTCCCCGGGGGAGttgggtggtgcctgtggacggggATTCAGCCCCGGGGACCAAGGGCCTGCAAACTCGTCACACTGAAGGAGAATGAATGGAAAGGGGCTGGATCCCATGTGTGATTCACCTGGCTGAgccccccatcctgcctcccATCCAAGGGAGCCCCTGCATTCCCCCACCCATCCtagccccccacctcctcccacccgTCCTCACCTGCCCCCCGCCCATTGCACCCCGGCCCACCAGCGCCCCCTACCTGTCTCAGCTTCCCGCCCGTCAGCTTGTCCAGGGAGTTCGACAGGACGCTGTAGATAGTCACGAATGTGAGGCTGCTCCTGTGCCTGGCTGAGGGGTTGACAGAGCAATGAGACACACAGGGCGGCCAcatggggtgctgtggggcatggggcagaggtactggctggagggggggggcttCTGGCTACCTGAGCAGGGAGTACTGTGGGGCACGGGGTGGGAAATTCCCTTGCTGTGGGAGGGAGAATTACCTCCGTACCTGAACCCAGGGCCGATTTCAACTTCCCCTTCGACTCCACGCTCTTCTCCCTGCGGAGGAAGATCCACAGTTCAGCTTCTGGTGACCTGGGAGCCCAAATATCCTGAGATATTCACATTAGGATCTCGGGTGGGGGTGACGGTACCATCCCCCTCCCACGTCCTGCTCCTCCGGCCCATAGGGGTATGGGCCACTACCTCCTATTTGTaaagctccagcccctgccctttAGGTAAATAGATAATCCCCCTCAGTCTGGAGCAGTATGGTGCATAGGATACAGCGTCAGAGAGATCCGACCgcggccagcagagggcagatAGTTTGCTTGGGCTCACGCACACACATGGAGCAGGACTCTTCCTCTCCAGCCGGGAATGACAGggatacacacacgcacacacacagcaggtTTCTTTACACAATAAGGATCCCAAAGCTCCTTAACCAAATCGATTATATAGAGTATAGGAGATCATTTCACTCAGTGCTGagacgcggcccctctggggtggggcacaggagaTGGTCATATGGGGACCCCTCATCTGGACCTGGGATGCAgcctctctggggtggggcatcagGGCTGGTCATACGGGGACCCCTCACACGGCACTGGGAtgcggcccctctggggcggggcccGGAGGCTGGTGATGTATTTAACCGATACCCCACCTACTTGGACGGCCTCTTGTGGCTCGGGCTGCCGGAGCTGGACCGGGCTTTGCCTTTGTTGCTTTCTCCGACTGTCTCCTTGGATCTCCTGCCCTGTCTCTCGGCTCGATGCAACCCGGAGCTGTTCCGGCTTCTCTGCACAGAGGGGTCCATGGCCAGGGCCGCCGTGGCGACCTCCGAAGGCCCCACACCCCCAGAGAGTTGAGATCTCTCCGGcggtgcagcagcagccatgggCGAGCTGGCTGGCTCCGGAAAGCTGGGAGCTCTGGAGCTACTAGGCTGCCCATGGGAGCTGGGGGTCACGGTGGCTCTGGTTGGCCCGGGCGCTGCACTAGATCCATGCTGGCTCCGGGAACAGGAACGGCCCTGCTCCGTGGAGGGGCTGGTGTGGCCCAGCTGGGCTCGGCTCCTCTCCCCAGATCTCCTGTCCGGCTCCATCCCCGAGGGCTGGGTGCTGGCCAGCTTGGAAGGACCCGCTGCCACTGAAGCAGTGGACGGTAGAGAGCGCCCCACGCCCACGGAGGCGGTGCCCCCCGCCGAGCGCCCCACGCCCACAGAGGCAGTGCCCCCCGCCGAGCGCCCCACGCCCACAGAGGCTCTGGATCGCtcgggggagctgggagccacgGTGGCTCTGGATGCTGCATTAGATCCACGCTGGCTCTGGGAACAGGACCTGCCCTGC is a genomic window containing:
- the LOC141976865 gene encoding uncharacterized protein LOC141976865; translated protein: MSRELSAERNRGQLSLAIPSGSRSPAGTPSQRGSSAGSRATMAPGSPERSRASVGMGRSAVGTASVGVGCSVVGTASVGVGRSAVATVSAAAGPSRPTSARPSGMGREMEPGERCREPSTETRQAQSGCASSSTEQGRSCSQSQRGSNAASRATVAPSSPERSRASVGVGRSAGGTASVGVGRSAGGTASVGVGRSLPSTASVAAGPSKLASTQPSGMEPDRRSGERSRAQLGHTSPSTEQGRSCSRSQHGSSAAPGPTRATVTPSSHGQPSSSRAPSFPEPASSPMAAAAPPERSQLSGGVGPSEVATAALAMDPSVQRSRNSSGLHRAERQGRRSKETVGESNKGKARSSSGSPSHKRPSKEKSVESKGKLKSALGSARHRSSLTFVTIYSVLSNSLDKLTGGKLRQRRSQEDAKTQLSSKPSKRVTISGVVELSVPGSQETSSVAPSAIESTRVQGPAGSGAAPQRESGPLPKAQSGRSRAATVPSPAERSRASMGVGRSAVATASVGVERSAVATASAAVGPSRLGSARTSGMGGEKDPGRRSRELSVERSRAQQGHASPSTEQGRSRSRSPMGRPSQPGSSAVSGDSGAARLSERSRVSVAAGPSERSRVSVAAGPSEMATVSVAVGPPELEPWSSARLSGRDQLSLPGRGSRERSKAGSSTRNAGTPGAMAALGMEGDDVSRETSKKSRASVVLSSPERSRPVALGSAEKSRASVAPGSPKRFSVSVAAGPSERSKASVAAGPSEMATVSVAVGRSEPGSLSSSWTPGTDAQRASNAGKSRLSSPCSGAPLGTEAGHASPGSATLGRSGEQSRSLAREEGGARSQSPSSQAPHARAAVSRPRSTRPSELDRQGEPGWGSSHPSATRSRSKGRKGDKQDPSVGHPASKPDTARAGGEDSSLGPGSLSGTGRLEGPGQGIGAGNS